TACGGCAGCGATGTTTATTGTCGGCGGCGGTATCCTGACGCACGGAGTGCCGGTGGTGGGGGAAACCCTGCACCACCTGAGTGAACACAGCGAACAGCTGGCAGGCGTCGGTCCGGTGCTGGGCTGGATCACTCCCTCTCTGCTCAACGCGGCAGCAGGCGTGATAGCTGGCGGCATAGTGCTGGCGGTCGTCAGCGTAATCCAGAAACTGCGCGGTTAGTGCCTTCCCCACTGCCAGCAGTATCCGTCTGACTTAACGCCGCCATGCCATCACCGGCGGCTTTATGGCAGCAGGTGCTCCAGACCTGGTGCAGTCATGCTGGGTACAAACTCCATCAGGGTATACTGCGCCAGACCAAGGCGGGCGAAAGGGTCCTGTGCCAGCACGTCCTGTAATGCCTGCCTGCTCTCTGCCTTTGCCAGTATCACTCCGCCTGTACGCGGAACCAGCCTGCCTGAAACCAGAAAAACCCCGGCTGCATACTGCTGCCTGAGATACTCGACATGCTCAGCCAGCACCGCATCGACCTCGCTGAGGTCACAGACATAGTTCAAGGTCACCACAAACACAGCGTTTATCTCCCTTCACTGATCACCCATCTGAACACTACTTACGTACACCCAGCACTAACCCGGCAAGGATCAGCACACCACCTATACCGTGATAAGGCAGCAAGGACTCACCCAGCAGCGTTACCCCGAGCAAAGCGCCGAACACCGGCATCAGGAAGATAAACAGACTGGCCGCTGAGGGGCCGAGAATGCCGACACCATGATTCCACAGCAGATAGGCCACGATAGAGGCAAAGACGCCGGTAAAAGCAATTGCCGACAGGTTGGTCAGGTCAATAGCGAATCCTCCCTGCTGACTCCACTCCCACAGATAAAAAGGCAGAATCATCGGCACACCCAGCATCACCACGACCGCCAGCAGTGTGACGGGAGGAATACCGAGGTGACGCTTTTTCAGCAGCACCGAGTAGAGTGCCCAGCAGCCGACTGCCACTAGCATCAGCAGGTCGCCATGATTGAACGCCAGACTGGACAGAACCTGCCAGTTCGCTTTGGAGACGATAACAATCATGCCGATAAAGCCCAGTAGCATTCCGCCCGTTTGTCGTCCCGTCGGCCGCGCTCCCAGCATCAGCCAGGCTGCCAGCATCGTCGTCATGGGGATCAGAGTATTCATCAGAGCAGTATTGATGGCCGTGGTTTTCTGCACGGCCATATAAAGGATGGAGTTGTAAGCACCGACACTCAGCACGGCCAGCAATGCCAGCCAGGGCAGCTGCGGCCTGATCAGCGGCCAGTGGCTGCGAATACTCTGCCAGGTCAGAGGAATAAGAATGGCGCCCGCCAGCGTCCAGCGCCAGAAAGCCAGAGAGATGGGAGGCATATGCCCCACCAGCCCACGGCTGACAACGGCATTGGCCGCCCACAAAAACGTAGTGGCCGCCAGTCCCAGTGCAGCCCACCAGGTACGATTCATTGATGACTCCTTAACATCCGGTCTCGGTCTGTGTCACATCAGCCACAGAGCATTGAGGCACACACAGCGCTTTGCCATCGGTGATGGTCAGCCTGCCAGGGTAGCGACCATATCGATATAGCGGGGGTCCAGCACTTTGCGCTGGCAGGCGAGCTGCTGCAGAGGAATCGCCACCACCCGGTTCTGATCCACGCCCAGCATCACCCGGTCGGCACCGGCCAGCAGATAGCGGACGGCCTGCTCGCCGAGCATCGATGCCAGCACCCGGTCGTGACCTGTGGGTCTGCCACCGCGCTGGATATGCCCCAGTACACAGACCTTGGCCGCGTGTCCGGCCTGCTCCAGCTGAGCGGCCACATCGTAGCTGTAACCAGGCTTTGGCCCTTCGGCAACCACAACAATACTACTGCGCTTGCCGCGTCCTCGCGCCAGATCGAGCTTGTCGATCAGTGTCTGCGCCTGAAAAGGCCGCTCTGCGGTGATCACCTCTTCGGCTCCTCCGGCCAGCGCCACCTGCACGGCGATAAAGCCACTGGTGCGCCCCATTACTTCGACCAGAAACAGACGCTCCAGCGCATCCGCGGTATCACGAATACGGTCGATGGCCTCCAGTGCGGTATTGACGGCGGTATCAAAGCCGATTGTGTCATCGCTGCCCCAGATATCGTTGTCGATGGTACCCGGCAGGCCGATCACACGAATACCGTGCTCCTCGGCCAGCAAATGCGCACCGGTCAGTGAGCCATCGCCGCCGATGATGACCAGCGCATCCAGACCCAGCTCACGGCAATGTCTGGCCGCCAGCGCTCGCCCTTCAGCGGTACGAAACGCTTCACTGCGTCCCGTTTTCAGGACGGTTCCACCACGCTGGATGATGTTGCCGACCGAAGCCGTGTCGAGGGTTTGCCACTCACGCTCCAGCAGGCCGATATAGCCGTGCAGAATGCCGGTTACCTTGATGCCTGCCTGAATAGCGGTGCGCGTGACGGCACGGATAGCGGCATTCATACCTGGCGCATCACCGCCACTGGTTAGTAAGCCGATATGGAGCAGAGACTGGCTGGCTGTTTGGTCTTGTAATTGCCACATGATGATTCCTCAGGCCGCCACTCGTGGTGTATCGCTCATCATCAGCAAGCAGATACAGCACACCACCTGAGTGGCGGCCAGATTGCAGGGAAGGACATGACGGTGGCCATGTCCCCTTATTGAGGATGGCCGCTTTTATAATGCACAGGAAGCTATCACAATCATTCCGGCTTGCCACCCAATCAATCGTATAAGTCGGCCAGACTCACAGAGGAGTGCATGATGCTCTCGACCCCACTTCCTTCCACTACCCTGTGGCGCCTTGATGAGCAGGGCGTCAGCAGTGGCAATAGCCTGCAATGGCTCGGTCAGGGCAAAGTGCTGCTGATCGGCGTCCCCGGGGCCTTCACGCCCACCTGCAGCAATCAGCATCTGCCCGGCTTACTGGCCAGCAAAGATGCCCTGCAGGCGGCAGGTGTCACCACGCTGGCCTGTATGGCTGTCAACGATGCATTTGTAATGGCTGCCTGGGGCAGGCAGTTAAGCGCTGAAGGAAGCATCCAGATGTTGTCCGACGGTCAGGCAGAACTGACCCTGGCACTCGGGCTGCAGCAGGACGCCAGTGCACGCGGGATGGGTATACGCTGCAAGCGCTTTGCCCTGCTACTGGAAAACGGCGTGATCACCAGAGCGTGGGTGGATGAGCCCGGCCGCTTTGAGTTGACCAGCGCCGAGCACATTCTGGCGGAGTTAAGCTGAGCCGCTGATCAGGACCACAAGGAGCGGCACCAGCGCAGCAGTTCAGTCAGATGCTGACTGGCCTGCTCCCATAATCCGGGTTGCGCTGGGGCTTTCAGGCTATGCAGATCCGTCAGGCTCGGCCAGTGGCTGGGCCCCTGCCACACCGCCTGATGCAGCACACTCTGCCAGGCCGCCGGGCTGGGGCTGATCCAGAAGGTAACCAGTACCAGCAATGCCATCACTATGGTCAGCCCCGGATATTGCCAGTCGGTAATTTTCAGCGCCGTACCGAAGGATTTCTTTATCCGCGCACCAGACAGGTCGACGCTATACAGCTCATCCAGCAGCAGATGGATGGTCGCGCCGATAAAGACGAAGGTGCCAACGCCCCAGGATGTTCGGGGGCTCAGAAAGAAGTAATGATGGGCCAGAGCCACCGTGATAAAGGCAAACAAGGTGTTAGCCAGCAGCGAATGCAGCATGCCACGATGAACCGTAAAGCGGGCGAAGATGGCCAGTACCGGGTAGCGTACGGCCAGATAGGCGAGGATTCCCAGCAGCCACAGCATCCACAGCGGCAACACCCCCACCTGATCAGCCACCAGCGAGGATGCAAACATCGCTCCCATGATACTGAACACCAGCTGTATCGACTGGGAATGGTCAGAATCGATATCCGGTAGCAACCCACCGAGGGTTCCCGCCAGCCAGAAAATCAACGCTTCCTCTGCGGTTGCCGCACCGACGGACAACGCCGCCGTCGACAACGCCCCACACGCAGCAGCAGCTACTGCGGTATGAGTTTTGAAATCAGCCATGACAAAAATTAACCGCACTATCGTTGCAAACCGCGCCATTCTACCTGATATGCAGGGCAAAGCACTGTATATAAAAACAGATCACTTTTCCGTGGCCACGTGCAGAACCTTGTGAGCCCGTACC
This Pokkaliibacter sp. MBI-7 DNA region includes the following protein-coding sequences:
- a CDS encoding DMT family transporter, which translates into the protein MNRTWWAALGLAATTFLWAANAVVSRGLVGHMPPISLAFWRWTLAGAILIPLTWQSIRSHWPLIRPQLPWLALLAVLSVGAYNSILYMAVQKTTAINTALMNTLIPMTTMLAAWLMLGARPTGRQTGGMLLGFIGMIVIVSKANWQVLSSLAFNHGDLLMLVAVGCWALYSVLLKKRHLGIPPVTLLAVVVMLGVPMILPFYLWEWSQQGGFAIDLTNLSAIAFTGVFASIVAYLLWNHGVGILGPSAASLFIFLMPVFGALLGVTLLGESLLPYHGIGGVLILAGLVLGVRK
- a CDS encoding metal-dependent hydrolase encodes the protein MADFKTHTAVAAAACGALSTAALSVGAATAEEALIFWLAGTLGGLLPDIDSDHSQSIQLVFSIMGAMFASSLVADQVGVLPLWMLWLLGILAYLAVRYPVLAIFARFTVHRGMLHSLLANTLFAFITVALAHHYFFLSPRTSWGVGTFVFIGATIHLLLDELYSVDLSGARIKKSFGTALKITDWQYPGLTIVMALLVLVTFWISPSPAAWQSVLHQAVWQGPSHWPSLTDLHSLKAPAQPGLWEQASQHLTELLRWCRSLWS
- the pfkA gene encoding 6-phosphofructokinase, whose protein sequence is MWQLQDQTASQSLLHIGLLTSGGDAPGMNAAIRAVTRTAIQAGIKVTGILHGYIGLLEREWQTLDTASVGNIIQRGGTVLKTGRSEAFRTAEGRALAARHCRELGLDALVIIGGDGSLTGAHLLAEEHGIRVIGLPGTIDNDIWGSDDTIGFDTAVNTALEAIDRIRDTADALERLFLVEVMGRTSGFIAVQVALAGGAEEVITAERPFQAQTLIDKLDLARGRGKRSSIVVVAEGPKPGYSYDVAAQLEQAGHAAKVCVLGHIQRGGRPTGHDRVLASMLGEQAVRYLLAGADRVMLGVDQNRVVAIPLQQLACQRKVLDPRYIDMVATLAG
- a CDS encoding YciI family protein — its product is MFVVTLNYVCDLSEVDAVLAEHVEYLRQQYAAGVFLVSGRLVPRTGGVILAKAESRQALQDVLAQDPFARLGLAQYTLMEFVPSMTAPGLEHLLP
- a CDS encoding peroxiredoxin; this encodes MMLSTPLPSTTLWRLDEQGVSSGNSLQWLGQGKVLLIGVPGAFTPTCSNQHLPGLLASKDALQAAGVTTLACMAVNDAFVMAAWGRQLSAEGSIQMLSDGQAELTLALGLQQDASARGMGIRCKRFALLLENGVITRAWVDEPGRFELTSAEHILAELS